A single region of the Phyllostomus discolor isolate MPI-MPIP mPhyDis1 chromosome 14, mPhyDis1.pri.v3, whole genome shotgun sequence genome encodes:
- the GLUL gene encoding glutamine synthetase isoform X1: protein MDQREPDMEDRHECHSKRRRAKEGNPKDTLDLAWMGTSSTMATSASSHLNKGIKQVYMSLPQGDKVQAMYIWIDGTGEGLRCKTRTLDSEPKSVEELPEWNFDGSSTLQSEGSNSDMYLIPAAMFRDPFRKDPNKLVFCEVLKYNRKPAETNLRHTCKRIMDMVSNQHPWFGMEQEYTLMGTDGHPFGWPSNGFPGPQGPYYCGVGADRAYGRDIVEAHYRACLYAGIKIAGTNAEVMPAQWEFQIGPCEGIDMGDHLWVARFILHRVCEDFGVIATFDPKPIPGNWNGAGCHTNFSTKATREENGLKYIEEYIERLSKRHQYHIRAYDPHGGRDNARRLTGFNETSNINDFSAGVANRSASIRIPRAVGQEKKGYFEDRRPSANCDPFGVTEALIRTCLLNETGEEPFQYKN, encoded by the exons CACATCTTCCACCATGGCCACCTCAGCGAGTTCCCACTTGAACAAAGGCATCAAGCAGGTGTACATGTCCCTGCCCCAGGGTGATAAAGTCCAAGCTATGTATATCTGGATCGACGGTACCGGAGAAGGGCTGCGATGCAAGACCCGGACGCTAGACAGCGAGCCCAAGAGTGTGGAAG AGTTGCCCGAGTGGAATTTTGATGGCTCTAGTACTTTGCAGTCTGAAGGTTCCAACAGTGACATGTATCTCATTCCTGCCGCCATGTTTCGGGACCCTTTCCGCAAGGACCCCAACAAGCTGGTGTTCTGTGAAGTCCTAAAGTACAACCGGAAGCCTGCAG agACCAACTTGAGGCACACCTGTAAACGGATAATGGACATGGTGAGCAATCAGCACCCCTGGTTTGGGATGGAGCAGGAATACACCCTCATGGGCACCGACGGACACCCCTTTGGCTGGCCTTCCAATGGCTTCCCAGGGCCCCAAG GTCCGTACTACTGTGGCGTGGGAGCAGACAGAGCCTACGGCAGGGACATTGTGGAGGCTCACTACCGGGCCTGCTTGTACGCTGGCATCAAGATCGCAGGGACAAACGCCGAGGTTATGCCCGCCCAG TGGGAATTCCAGATAGGCCCCTGTGAAGGAATCGATATGGGAGATCATCTCTGGGTGGCCCGGTTCATCTTGCACCGAGTGTGTGAAGACTTTGGAGTGATAGCAACCTTTGACCCCAAGCCAATTCCTGGGAACTGGAACGGTGCAGGCTGCCACACCAACTTCAGCACCAAGGCCACGCGAGAGGAGAACGGCCTGAA GTACATTGAGGAGTACATCGAGAGGCTGAGCAAGCGGCATCAGTACCACATCCGAGCCTACGATCCCCACGGGGGCCGGGACAATGCCCGACGCCTAACTGGATTCAACGAGACCTCCAACATCAACGACTTTTCTGCCGGCGTGGCCAACCGCAGCGCCAGCATCCGCATTCCCCGGGCTGTCGGCCAGGAGAAGAAGGGTTACTTTGAAGACCGGCGCCCCTCTGCCAACTGTGACCCCTTTGGGGTGACAGAAGCCCTCATCCGCACGTGTCTTCTTAACGAAACTGGCGAGGAGCCCTTCCAATACAAAAACTAA
- the GLUL gene encoding glutamine synthetase isoform X2 has protein sequence MATSASSHLNKGIKQVYMSLPQGDKVQAMYIWIDGTGEGLRCKTRTLDSEPKSVEELPEWNFDGSSTLQSEGSNSDMYLIPAAMFRDPFRKDPNKLVFCEVLKYNRKPAETNLRHTCKRIMDMVSNQHPWFGMEQEYTLMGTDGHPFGWPSNGFPGPQGPYYCGVGADRAYGRDIVEAHYRACLYAGIKIAGTNAEVMPAQWEFQIGPCEGIDMGDHLWVARFILHRVCEDFGVIATFDPKPIPGNWNGAGCHTNFSTKATREENGLKYIEEYIERLSKRHQYHIRAYDPHGGRDNARRLTGFNETSNINDFSAGVANRSASIRIPRAVGQEKKGYFEDRRPSANCDPFGVTEALIRTCLLNETGEEPFQYKN, from the exons ATGGCCACCTCAGCGAGTTCCCACTTGAACAAAGGCATCAAGCAGGTGTACATGTCCCTGCCCCAGGGTGATAAAGTCCAAGCTATGTATATCTGGATCGACGGTACCGGAGAAGGGCTGCGATGCAAGACCCGGACGCTAGACAGCGAGCCCAAGAGTGTGGAAG AGTTGCCCGAGTGGAATTTTGATGGCTCTAGTACTTTGCAGTCTGAAGGTTCCAACAGTGACATGTATCTCATTCCTGCCGCCATGTTTCGGGACCCTTTCCGCAAGGACCCCAACAAGCTGGTGTTCTGTGAAGTCCTAAAGTACAACCGGAAGCCTGCAG agACCAACTTGAGGCACACCTGTAAACGGATAATGGACATGGTGAGCAATCAGCACCCCTGGTTTGGGATGGAGCAGGAATACACCCTCATGGGCACCGACGGACACCCCTTTGGCTGGCCTTCCAATGGCTTCCCAGGGCCCCAAG GTCCGTACTACTGTGGCGTGGGAGCAGACAGAGCCTACGGCAGGGACATTGTGGAGGCTCACTACCGGGCCTGCTTGTACGCTGGCATCAAGATCGCAGGGACAAACGCCGAGGTTATGCCCGCCCAG TGGGAATTCCAGATAGGCCCCTGTGAAGGAATCGATATGGGAGATCATCTCTGGGTGGCCCGGTTCATCTTGCACCGAGTGTGTGAAGACTTTGGAGTGATAGCAACCTTTGACCCCAAGCCAATTCCTGGGAACTGGAACGGTGCAGGCTGCCACACCAACTTCAGCACCAAGGCCACGCGAGAGGAGAACGGCCTGAA GTACATTGAGGAGTACATCGAGAGGCTGAGCAAGCGGCATCAGTACCACATCCGAGCCTACGATCCCCACGGGGGCCGGGACAATGCCCGACGCCTAACTGGATTCAACGAGACCTCCAACATCAACGACTTTTCTGCCGGCGTGGCCAACCGCAGCGCCAGCATCCGCATTCCCCGGGCTGTCGGCCAGGAGAAGAAGGGTTACTTTGAAGACCGGCGCCCCTCTGCCAACTGTGACCCCTTTGGGGTGACAGAAGCCCTCATCCGCACGTGTCTTCTTAACGAAACTGGCGAGGAGCCCTTCCAATACAAAAACTAA